From the genome of Blautia pseudococcoides, one region includes:
- a CDS encoding V-type ATP synthase subunit A: protein MNRTGIIYGINGPVIYLKGNTGFKMSEMVYVGKENLVGEVISLKKDTTTVQVFEETSGLRPGETVTATGDAISVMLGPGILDNIFDGIQRPLSVIAEQSGKYISRGMQVDSLDTEKKWNVHMTIKDGMEVHGGTIIAELPETPSIVHKSMVPPQVEGIVSKVVKDGAYTVTDVLAVVQLADGSEYPLKLAQKWPIRIPRPTNKRYPATIPLVTGQRILDTLFPIAKGGTAAVPGGFGTGKTMTQHQIAKWSDADIIVYIGCGERGNEMTQVLEDFSKLHDPKTGNALMARTTLIANTSNMPVAAREASIYTGISLAEYYRDMGYDVAIMADSTSRWAEALRELSGRLEEMPAEEGFPAYLASRLSAFYERAGMMQNLNGTEGSVSIIGAVSPQGGDFSEPVTQNTKRFVRCFWGLDKSLAYARHFPAIHWLTSYSEYLGDLSHWYSENVSPRFVDDRNRLMAILNQESSLMEIVKLIGSDVLPDDQKLTLEIARVIRLGFLQQNAFHPDDTCVSLDKQFKMMEVILYLYKRCRNLIAMGMPMSVLRKENVFEKIISIKYDVPNDKLELIDDYMKAVDDFYNTVMEKNA from the coding sequence ATGAATAGAACAGGAATTATCTACGGCATCAACGGTCCCGTCATTTATCTGAAAGGTAATACAGGATTCAAGATGTCGGAAATGGTATACGTGGGAAAGGAAAACCTGGTAGGCGAGGTTATTTCCCTGAAAAAGGATACCACCACCGTTCAGGTTTTCGAGGAAACCAGCGGTTTAAGACCGGGGGAGACGGTCACTGCCACAGGTGATGCCATCTCTGTTATGCTGGGGCCGGGTATCCTGGACAATATTTTCGACGGTATCCAGCGTCCCCTCTCTGTCATTGCCGAACAGTCCGGCAAATACATCTCCCGCGGTATGCAGGTAGATTCCCTGGACACAGAGAAAAAATGGAACGTTCATATGACAATAAAGGACGGCATGGAGGTGCACGGCGGCACCATCATCGCGGAGCTGCCGGAGACCCCGTCCATTGTACACAAATCCATGGTTCCGCCTCAGGTGGAAGGTATTGTATCCAAAGTGGTAAAGGACGGCGCATACACCGTGACTGACGTTTTAGCGGTGGTCCAGCTTGCGGACGGCAGCGAATATCCGTTGAAACTGGCGCAGAAATGGCCGATCCGTATTCCGCGCCCTACCAACAAGCGTTATCCGGCCACCATCCCTCTGGTTACGGGACAGCGTATCCTGGATACCCTGTTTCCCATTGCCAAAGGCGGTACAGCGGCCGTTCCCGGCGGTTTCGGAACAGGTAAGACCATGACCCAGCACCAGATCGCAAAATGGTCTGACGCGGACATCATTGTCTACATCGGCTGCGGCGAGCGCGGCAATGAGATGACCCAGGTTTTGGAGGACTTCTCAAAGCTCCACGATCCCAAGACAGGCAATGCCCTCATGGCCCGCACCACACTCATCGCCAACACCTCCAACATGCCGGTGGCTGCCCGTGAGGCTTCCATCTACACAGGTATCTCCCTGGCGGAATATTACCGGGATATGGGATACGACGTGGCGATCATGGCCGATTCCACATCCAGGTGGGCCGAGGCTCTGCGTGAGCTGTCCGGACGTCTGGAGGAAATGCCCGCGGAGGAAGGCTTCCCGGCTTATCTGGCCTCCCGCCTCTCCGCATTCTACGAGAGGGCAGGCATGATGCAGAACTTAAACGGTACGGAGGGTTCCGTATCCATCATCGGGGCCGTGTCCCCCCAGGGCGGTGATTTCTCCGAGCCTGTGACCCAGAACACCAAGCGTTTTGTGCGCTGTTTCTGGGGGCTTGATAAATCCCTGGCATATGCCAGACATTTCCCGGCGATCCACTGGCTTACCAGCTACAGTGAATATCTGGGCGACCTGTCCCACTGGTACAGTGAAAATGTATCACCCAGATTTGTGGATGACAGAAACCGCCTGATGGCTATCTTAAACCAGGAGAGCAGCCTGATGGAGATCGTAAAGCTGATCGGAAGCGATGTACTGCCGGATGATCAGAAACTGACTCTGGAGATCGCGAGAGTCATCCGTCTGGGCTTCCTGCAGCAGAATGCTTTCCATCCTGACGATACCTGTGTATCTCTGGACAAACAGTTTAAGATGATGGAGGTCATCCTTTATCTGTATAAGCGCTGCAGAAACCTGATCGCCATGGGTATGCCCATGTCAGTGCTCCGCAAGGAGAATGTATTTGAGAAGATCATCTCCATCAAATATGATGTTCCCAATGACAAGCTGGAACTGATCGACGATTACATGAAGGCCGTTGACGACTTCTACAACACCGTCATGGAAAAAAATGCATAA
- a CDS encoding V-type ATP synthase subunit E — MTTEEKLQHFYEVSMESAREESEKALEEYRAALSQMLAEHKEDKQKNAANQLKLETENAKREINKALSAEQLHIKRRLSKKQQELREELFVEVRNKLETFMGSSEYLVWLEEKIREALSIAGEDEVQIYLTPADANLLETLAARCGTPLCLSETPFMGGVRAVIPAKNILIDHTFKTLYENEKEEFNFDGGLLHE, encoded by the coding sequence ATGACAACCGAAGAAAAACTGCAGCATTTCTACGAAGTATCTATGGAAAGCGCACGGGAGGAGTCTGAAAAGGCCCTGGAAGAATACCGGGCTGCCCTCTCCCAGATGCTGGCTGAACATAAAGAAGATAAACAGAAAAATGCCGCCAACCAGTTAAAGCTGGAGACAGAGAACGCAAAACGTGAAATAAACAAGGCATTGTCTGCGGAGCAGCTTCACATTAAAAGACGTCTGTCCAAGAAACAGCAGGAACTGCGTGAGGAATTGTTTGTGGAAGTAAGAAACAAACTGGAGACCTTCATGGGCAGCTCCGAGTACCTAGTCTGGCTGGAAGAAAAAATCCGGGAAGCCCTGAGCATTGCCGGAGAGGACGAAGTACAGATTTATCTGACCCCTGCGGACGCCAACCTGCTGGAAACCCTTGCGGCCAGATGCGGGACTCCCCTCTGCCTGTCGGAAACTCCCTTCATGGGCGGCGTCCGTGCTGTGATCCCGGCGAAGAATATTTTAATTGACCACACATTCAAAACTTTATACGAGAACGAAAAAGAAGAATTTAATTTTGACGGAGGACTGCTACATGAATAG
- a CDS encoding ATP synthase subunit C, with product MTTLIQFTIAAALILSIIVPFGYFFLGEKNKKRYKKSLGVNCFFFFGTLLVASVVMIGGTASVSAATDTASAGLATGLGYIGAALVTGLSGIGSGIAVASSASAALGAISEDGSLFGKSMIFVAMAEGIALYGLIISFMILGKLG from the coding sequence ATGACAACATTAATTCAATTTACTATAGCAGCGGCATTAATTTTAAGCATCATTGTTCCCTTCGGATACTTTTTCCTGGGAGAGAAAAATAAAAAGCGTTACAAAAAATCACTGGGCGTGAACTGTTTCTTCTTCTTCGGTACCCTTCTGGTGGCTTCTGTTGTGATGATCGGCGGAACCGCTTCCGTAAGCGCTGCCACTGACACAGCTTCCGCAGGACTTGCCACAGGCCTGGGCTACATCGGCGCCGCACTGGTTACCGGACTTTCCGGCATCGGTTCCGGTATCGCTGTTGCCTCCTCCGCAAGCGCTGCACTGGGTGCTATCAGCGAGGACGGTTCCCTGTTTGGTAAATCCATGATCTTCGTAGCCATGGCAGAAGGTATTGCTCTGTACGGACTTATCATTTCCTTCATGATCTTAGGTAAACTGGGATAA
- a CDS encoding V-type ATP synthase subunit F yields MKMFLISDNIDTYTGMRLAGVEGVVVHEREELRKALEDAIANKENGIILLTEKFGREFPDIIDDMRLNHRLPLIIEIPDRHGTGRAPDFILSYVNEAIGLKL; encoded by the coding sequence ATGAAAATGTTTTTGATCAGCGATAATATTGACACCTATACAGGAATGCGGCTTGCAGGCGTGGAAGGTGTTGTGGTGCATGAACGCGAAGAGCTGAGAAAAGCTCTGGAGGACGCCATTGCCAACAAGGAAAACGGCATCATCCTGCTGACGGAAAAATTCGGCAGGGAGTTTCCCGATATCATTGACGACATGCGGCTGAACCATCGTCTGCCGCTCATTATAGAAATCCCCGACAGACATGGTACCGGCCGTGCACCCGATTTTATTCTTTCTTATGTCAATGAGGCGATCGGTTTGAAATTATAG